One part of the Sorangiineae bacterium MSr11954 genome encodes these proteins:
- a CDS encoding substrate-binding domain-containing protein, protein MNNHPNLATFETTQTPAPRWRRRPAWTLAPLAWMALAGGALVHCKNEPPAPGGSSAQATGSAASVSAASPAAKGAAKHKGTPEDPFVVGMSQCNLGEPWRVQMNDDVRKAAEKHPNLKIVFKDAQNDSLVQRGQLEEFVNQGVDAILISPKEAAPLTEPVAKAFRTGIPVIVLDRALLKEDYTTFIGADNVKIGREAGKWVAETLGGKGTVVELKGLMTSVPGQDRHRGFIEGLDTKAHPGIKVVFEADMQWLEPNARKEMESALATQPKIDVVYAHNDPGAHGAYLAAKQVGREKSMKFVGIDALPHEGVQYVKDGILSVTFQYPTGGAEAVATTLKALAGENVPKKIVLPTRVFTRDNVAAGGQEIP, encoded by the coding sequence ATGAACAATCATCCGAACCTCGCAACCTTCGAAACGACCCAAACGCCCGCGCCGCGATGGCGCCGGCGGCCCGCGTGGACCCTCGCGCCCCTTGCATGGATGGCGCTCGCGGGGGGCGCGCTGGTGCATTGTAAGAACGAGCCGCCCGCGCCCGGCGGGAGCTCGGCACAAGCCACGGGGAGCGCCGCGTCGGTGAGCGCCGCGTCGCCCGCGGCCAAGGGCGCGGCGAAGCACAAAGGAACACCCGAGGATCCGTTCGTGGTGGGCATGAGCCAATGCAACCTCGGCGAGCCCTGGCGCGTGCAGATGAACGACGACGTGCGCAAGGCGGCCGAAAAACATCCGAACCTCAAGATCGTCTTCAAGGACGCGCAGAACGACTCGCTGGTGCAGCGCGGGCAGCTCGAGGAGTTCGTCAATCAGGGGGTCGACGCCATCCTCATCAGCCCCAAGGAGGCCGCCCCGCTCACGGAGCCGGTCGCCAAGGCGTTCCGCACGGGCATCCCGGTCATCGTCCTCGACCGCGCCTTGCTGAAGGAGGACTACACGACCTTCATCGGCGCCGACAACGTGAAGATCGGCCGCGAGGCGGGCAAATGGGTGGCCGAGACCCTCGGCGGCAAGGGGACGGTGGTGGAGCTCAAAGGGCTCATGACCTCCGTGCCGGGCCAGGACCGCCACCGGGGCTTCATCGAGGGGCTCGATACGAAGGCGCACCCGGGCATCAAGGTGGTGTTCGAGGCGGACATGCAGTGGCTGGAGCCCAACGCGCGCAAGGAGATGGAGTCGGCGCTGGCTACGCAGCCCAAGATCGACGTCGTGTACGCGCACAACGATCCCGGCGCGCACGGGGCCTACCTCGCGGCCAAACAAGTGGGGCGCGAGAAGTCGATGAAGTTCGTGGGCATCGACGCCCTCCCGCACGAGGGCGTTCAATACGTCAAAGACGGCATTTTGAGCGTGACGTTCCAATACCCCACCGGCGGCGCCGAGGCCGTGGCCACGACCCTCAAGGCGCTCGCAGGCGAGAACGTCCCCAAGAAGATCGTCCTCCCGACCCGCGTCTTCACGCGCGACAACGTCGCCGCCGGCGGCCAAGAAATCCCGTAA
- a CDS encoding ABC transporter permease, producing MKPVALSHVLKSPIARAVLALAGMLILGSVFHADGAFFRWTTHRDMLRQLSVYGILGCGMTLVIVTGGIDLAVSSVLAACAVGFSLLTIHQEMNPWLAIALVLLGGAGMGAVSGTLVGRFKIQPFVVTLAAMVLLRGLAKHLSGGQKISTYIAASDRSVPLPDIFERIDARILGDNLAIVTVIFGVCVAASAFLLRRTRFGRYLYATGGNLEAARLSGVPVVRTLVLAYAISGFFAAVAGICQAAQEQQGDPETGMGYELSAIAIVVIGGTNLAGGRGGMGLTFVGALTIGYLQKILSINAVGESSRLMLTGAIIVCAVFLQRQS from the coding sequence ATGAAGCCTGTTGCGCTCTCCCACGTCCTCAAGTCGCCCATCGCGCGGGCGGTGCTCGCGCTCGCCGGCATGTTGATCCTCGGCTCGGTGTTCCACGCCGACGGCGCGTTCTTCCGCTGGACGACGCACCGGGACATGCTCCGGCAGCTCTCGGTCTACGGCATCCTCGGCTGCGGGATGACCTTGGTCATCGTGACCGGCGGCATCGATCTCGCGGTCTCCAGCGTGCTGGCCGCGTGCGCCGTCGGCTTCTCGCTCCTCACCATCCACCAGGAGATGAACCCCTGGCTCGCCATCGCGCTGGTCTTGCTGGGCGGCGCGGGCATGGGCGCGGTCTCCGGCACCTTGGTGGGGCGCTTCAAGATCCAGCCGTTCGTCGTCACCTTGGCCGCGATGGTGCTCCTTCGTGGGCTGGCCAAACATCTATCGGGCGGGCAAAAGATCTCCACCTACATCGCGGCCTCGGATCGCAGCGTTCCCCTGCCCGACATCTTCGAGCGGATCGACGCCCGCATCCTGGGCGACAACCTCGCCATCGTCACCGTCATCTTCGGCGTCTGCGTCGCGGCCTCCGCCTTCCTCCTCCGCCGCACCCGGTTTGGTCGCTACCTGTACGCCACCGGCGGCAACCTCGAGGCGGCGCGGCTCTCCGGTGTTCCGGTGGTGCGCACCTTGGTCCTCGCCTACGCGATCTCGGGCTTCTTCGCGGCCGTCGCGGGCATCTGCCAGGCGGCGCAAGAGCAGCAAGGCGATCCCGAAACGGGGATGGGCTACGAGCTGTCGGCCATCGCCATCGTGGTCATCGGCGGCACCAACCTCGCCGGTGGCCGCGGCGGCATGGGCCTCACCTTCGTGGGCGCCCTCACCATCGGGTACCTGCAGAAGATCCTCAGCATCAACGCCGTCGGCGAGTCGAGCCGGTTGATGCTCACGGGCGCCATCATCGTGTGCGCCGTCTTTCTCCAGCGCCAATCCTGA
- a CDS encoding sugar ABC transporter ATP-binding protein, whose amino-acid sequence MNESAREPARVAGEPLLEARHVSKSFGPNPVLRDVSFDVRPGEVHVLAGENGAGKSTLLGILAGTHTEYEGEIRVGGALQRFRHPRDAVRAGVATVHQELSLIGPLSVTDNLFLGSEITGPLGIVDARRQAREARALLDGLDLDRSEVHEDDAVESLPISTQQLVEIAKALAAKANVLLLDEPTSALREPEALRLFDRIEALKRQGKGIVYVSHKMDEIYRLADRITVLRDGAWVGTRAASELPAHDLVAWMLGRHLPSGEHASAAAADVLLSVEGLSVSSASSGSGVSGGARDGGGEAHGADARPDVDDLSFELRAGEILGFAGLRGSGASDVLHALFGDRRGRARGLVTLHGRKDANGRGERIDLARALTSPVEAIDRGIMLLTNDRKGKGLVLHMDARENASLASLVRYSPGGIVRDRLEAAATERVFAQLGVRGRTNAPVRLLSGGNQQKIVLAKCLLTAPEILLLDEPTRGVDVGAKAEIYDLLAKWAREGMGIVLVTSELPELLRLSDRILVLHRGRATAEFSRAEATQEKVLHAAFGAAPDFSLRGDP is encoded by the coding sequence ATGAACGAGAGCGCCCGCGAGCCTGCCCGAGTCGCGGGCGAACCCCTCCTCGAGGCACGGCATGTCTCGAAGTCGTTCGGCCCCAACCCCGTGCTGCGCGACGTGTCCTTCGACGTGCGGCCGGGCGAGGTGCATGTGCTCGCCGGCGAAAATGGGGCGGGCAAGAGCACCCTGCTCGGCATCCTGGCGGGGACGCACACGGAATACGAGGGCGAGATCCGGGTGGGGGGCGCGCTGCAGCGATTCCGCCACCCGCGCGACGCCGTGCGGGCCGGGGTGGCGACGGTGCATCAAGAGCTGTCGCTCATCGGGCCGCTCAGCGTGACCGACAATTTGTTCCTCGGGAGCGAGATCACGGGGCCGCTCGGCATCGTCGATGCGCGGCGCCAGGCGCGCGAGGCGCGCGCGCTCTTGGACGGGCTCGATCTGGATCGCTCCGAGGTGCACGAGGACGACGCGGTCGAGAGCCTCCCCATTTCCACGCAGCAGCTGGTGGAGATCGCCAAGGCGCTGGCGGCCAAGGCGAACGTGCTCCTCTTGGACGAGCCCACCAGCGCGCTGCGGGAGCCGGAGGCGCTGCGCCTCTTCGATCGCATCGAGGCGCTCAAGCGGCAGGGCAAAGGCATCGTCTACGTGTCGCACAAGATGGACGAGATCTACCGCCTGGCCGATCGCATCACCGTGCTCCGCGACGGTGCCTGGGTCGGGACGCGGGCCGCGTCGGAGCTCCCGGCGCACGATCTGGTCGCCTGGATGCTGGGGCGTCATTTGCCGTCGGGCGAGCACGCGAGCGCCGCCGCCGCCGACGTGCTGCTCTCGGTCGAGGGGCTCTCCGTTTCCAGCGCCTCGAGCGGCTCGGGCGTTTCGGGCGGGGCGCGCGACGGCGGCGGCGAGGCGCACGGTGCGGACGCGCGGCCCGATGTCGACGATCTTTCGTTCGAGCTGCGCGCCGGTGAGATCCTGGGGTTCGCCGGGCTCCGAGGCTCCGGCGCGAGCGACGTCCTGCACGCGCTGTTCGGCGATCGCCGGGGCCGCGCGCGGGGCCTCGTGACCCTGCACGGGCGCAAGGACGCGAACGGCCGCGGGGAGCGCATCGATCTGGCGCGCGCCCTCACGTCGCCGGTGGAGGCCATCGACCGCGGCATCATGCTCCTCACCAACGACCGCAAGGGCAAGGGCCTGGTGCTCCACATGGACGCGCGGGAGAACGCGTCCTTGGCGAGCCTCGTGCGCTACTCGCCGGGCGGCATCGTGCGCGACCGGCTGGAGGCGGCGGCCACCGAGCGCGTCTTCGCCCAGCTCGGGGTGCGCGGCCGCACGAACGCGCCCGTGCGGCTGCTCTCGGGCGGAAACCAGCAGAAGATCGTCCTCGCCAAGTGCCTCTTGACGGCGCCGGAGATCCTGCTCCTCGACGAGCCCACGCGCGGCGTCGACGTCGGCGCCAAGGCGGAGATCTACGATCTCTTGGCCAAGTGGGCGCGCGAAGGGATGGGCATCGTCCTCGTCACCTCCGAGCTCCCCGAGCTGCTTCGCTTGTCCGATCGCATCCTCGTGCTCCACCGCGGGCGCGCCACCGCCGAGTTCTCCCGCGCCGAAGCGACGCAGGAGAAGGTCCTGCACGCGGCCTTCGGAGCCGCACCTGATTTTTCACTCCGGGGTGATCCATGA
- a CDS encoding LacI family transcriptional regulator, with product MLNQHASVSEETRTKVEAAMRELDYVPNALAQSLKSASTRTLGLVVGDVSNPFFTLLARGLEDVATAAGYSVILCNSDDDPKKQRAYLEILARRRVDGLVLTPSHTDPRPIIEWARRSGPVCLVDRSVAGLDFHETGIDVVRGESLQAAEQLVAHVIEHGHRRIGILNGPLTLSTAADRLTGYRAALQAAGLARDPRLEREGQFSVASGRAQAAELLARKDAPTALFAANNQLALGAMLTMRERGLSVPGDVALVTFEDVPHVADVWPFMSVAAQAAITMGHEAGRFVLERLERQSKSRAAHGDKAATKTAKAVKAEPALHGRELVLPTELRLRRSCGCPSSDPWVRSVMP from the coding sequence GTGCTCAACCAGCACGCGTCGGTGAGCGAGGAGACGCGCACCAAGGTGGAGGCGGCCATGCGCGAGCTCGACTACGTGCCGAACGCGCTGGCGCAGAGCCTCAAGAGCGCATCCACGCGCACGCTCGGGCTGGTGGTGGGCGATGTGTCGAACCCGTTCTTCACCTTGCTGGCGCGCGGCCTCGAGGACGTGGCCACCGCCGCCGGCTACTCCGTCATCCTTTGCAACAGCGACGACGATCCCAAGAAGCAGCGCGCGTACCTGGAGATCCTGGCGCGCCGCCGGGTCGACGGTTTGGTGCTCACGCCTTCGCACACGGATCCGCGGCCCATCATCGAGTGGGCTCGGCGCAGCGGGCCCGTTTGCCTGGTCGACCGCTCCGTGGCGGGGCTCGACTTTCACGAGACGGGCATCGATGTGGTGCGCGGCGAGAGCTTGCAGGCGGCGGAGCAGCTGGTCGCGCACGTGATCGAGCACGGCCACCGACGGATCGGCATCCTCAATGGTCCCCTCACCTTGTCCACCGCCGCCGATCGCTTGACCGGTTACCGCGCGGCGCTCCAGGCCGCGGGGCTCGCGCGCGATCCGCGCTTGGAGCGCGAGGGGCAGTTCTCGGTGGCGAGCGGGCGCGCGCAGGCGGCCGAGTTGCTCGCGCGGAAGGACGCGCCCACGGCGCTGTTCGCGGCGAACAACCAGCTCGCGCTGGGCGCCATGCTGACCATGCGCGAGCGCGGGCTCTCGGTGCCGGGCGACGTGGCGCTGGTCACCTTCGAGGACGTCCCCCACGTGGCCGACGTTTGGCCGTTCATGAGCGTGGCGGCGCAGGCGGCCATCACCATGGGGCACGAGGCGGGGCGGTTCGTCCTCGAGCGGCTCGAGCGGCAGTCCAAGTCGCGCGCCGCCCACGGGGACAAGGCGGCGACGAAGACGGCGAAGGCCGTCAAGGCGGAGCCCGCGCTGCACGGGCGTGAGCTGGTCCTTCCGACGGAGCTTCGTCTGCGCCGCTCGTGCGGTTGTCCATCGAGCGATCCTTGGGTGAGGAGCGTCATGCCATGA
- a CDS encoding penicillin acylase family protein: MAELFGSFDRGQIDSDIVARTIGLHRVAKKMYAALPEGSEEKAILDAYADGISQCNARLVTGDEKLSSAMVALPAEAFQPWDGADILAVARLQSENLSFTGTEEIAQSEFNAKALAAFGTPPTNPRAGILVDLIRFAPLEASKILSGFPNDGAHTQSGSHTLPLAAAHTKPGPAVHVPLSAFAGADAFIDAERKQRSILGERPFTGSNNWVVRGARTTTGHAMLASDPHLTLSAPAVFYMVHLNVTDAQGDKSKNLNASGLAFPGIPGIILGHNDHVAWGATVANYDVTDVYSEELTPDLTAVKFKGQSVPIEKIRETIKVGGGDAVEYDILNVPHHGPLMPQIADHRPKAPDPAKGAISIKWTGMQPTNEFAAVLGFMRAKNVDDARVAMRNFEVGAQNWVFADTDGNIFYSSQSKVPKRDVRAFTGWNPSTFTGAIPAFVLPGDGSAEWTGFLDEAYIPHAKNPPGDFVATANNDQVGITFDNNPTNKRLPNGDPVYLNGLGYDAGYRHARIKKRIEDVGNRMTLDEMASIQSDARSAVGAALTSKILEALQRAREATSTTNPELAALVAGRPPALFDEIRDVLTRWGTETNYDAASGMSPENNQPVDNAKEALASKATVIFNAWLVRMIRATFGDEFAAMGVTRAPYDLRKLLVDLMTADPSTLATKEALFDDLGTTAKVETRDERIVFSLLDAIDYLNGRLGGDRTKWRWGALHTVSFDALVPLWGRLSIPPSGDPVFPNGFPRHGDGYNVDVAAYRIQVQEWKDVSFSYSHGPTQRFVIDMDPAGPKARNALPGGAIWDNRDDNPHFRDEAELWRRNKNAPVSFTHDDVKTEAESRTLYTQPQRAK; encoded by the coding sequence ATGGCCGAGCTGTTCGGCAGCTTCGATCGCGGCCAGATTGACAGCGATATCGTCGCCCGCACCATCGGCTTGCACCGCGTGGCAAAAAAGATGTACGCGGCGCTCCCCGAGGGCAGCGAGGAGAAGGCCATCCTCGATGCGTACGCCGACGGCATCTCCCAGTGCAACGCGCGGCTGGTGACCGGCGACGAAAAATTGAGCTCCGCCATGGTGGCCCTCCCCGCCGAGGCCTTCCAGCCCTGGGACGGCGCCGATATCCTGGCCGTGGCGCGATTGCAATCGGAGAACCTCTCCTTCACCGGCACCGAAGAGATCGCCCAATCGGAGTTCAACGCCAAAGCGCTCGCCGCGTTCGGCACCCCGCCCACCAATCCGCGCGCCGGCATCCTCGTCGATTTGATTCGCTTCGCCCCCCTCGAGGCCTCGAAGATCCTCTCCGGATTTCCAAACGACGGCGCCCATACGCAATCGGGATCGCACACCCTGCCCTTGGCGGCTGCCCACACGAAGCCGGGCCCCGCCGTCCATGTCCCCCTCTCGGCCTTTGCGGGCGCGGACGCGTTCATCGACGCCGAGCGCAAACAGCGATCCATCTTGGGCGAGCGCCCGTTCACCGGATCCAACAACTGGGTCGTGCGCGGAGCCCGCACCACCACCGGCCACGCCATGCTGGCCAGCGATCCGCATCTGACCTTGAGCGCCCCCGCCGTCTTTTACATGGTGCACCTCAATGTCACCGACGCGCAGGGCGACAAATCGAAGAACCTCAACGCCTCGGGCCTCGCCTTCCCCGGCATCCCGGGCATCATCCTCGGCCACAACGACCACGTCGCGTGGGGCGCGACCGTCGCCAACTACGACGTGACCGACGTCTACAGCGAGGAGCTCACCCCCGATCTCACCGCCGTGAAGTTCAAAGGGCAATCCGTGCCCATCGAAAAAATCCGCGAGACCATCAAGGTCGGCGGCGGCGACGCCGTGGAATACGACATCTTGAATGTGCCGCACCACGGCCCCCTCATGCCCCAGATCGCCGACCATCGCCCCAAGGCCCCCGATCCGGCCAAGGGCGCGATCAGCATCAAATGGACGGGCATGCAGCCCACCAACGAGTTCGCGGCCGTCCTGGGCTTCATGCGCGCCAAGAACGTGGACGACGCGCGCGTGGCCATGCGCAATTTCGAAGTGGGCGCGCAGAATTGGGTCTTCGCCGACACCGATGGCAATATCTTTTATTCGTCGCAATCGAAGGTCCCGAAGCGCGATGTGCGCGCCTTCACCGGGTGGAACCCGAGCACGTTCACGGGCGCCATTCCGGCCTTCGTTTTGCCGGGCGACGGCAGCGCCGAGTGGACGGGGTTCCTCGACGAGGCGTACATCCCCCACGCCAAAAACCCGCCCGGCGACTTCGTGGCCACCGCCAACAACGACCAAGTCGGCATCACCTTCGACAACAACCCGACCAACAAACGGCTCCCCAACGGCGATCCCGTTTACCTCAACGGCCTCGGCTACGATGCCGGCTACCGCCACGCGCGCATCAAAAAGCGCATCGAGGACGTCGGCAATCGGATGACCCTCGACGAGATGGCGTCGATTCAAAGCGACGCGCGCTCGGCCGTCGGCGCAGCGCTCACCTCCAAGATCCTCGAGGCCCTCCAGCGGGCGCGCGAAGCAACCTCCACCACGAACCCCGAGCTCGCCGCCTTGGTGGCCGGACGGCCGCCGGCGCTTTTCGACGAGATCCGCGATGTGCTCACCCGCTGGGGCACCGAGACCAACTACGACGCCGCCTCGGGCATGAGCCCCGAGAACAATCAGCCGGTGGACAACGCCAAGGAGGCGCTGGCCAGCAAGGCCACCGTCATCTTCAACGCCTGGCTCGTGCGCATGATCCGCGCGACCTTCGGGGACGAGTTCGCTGCCATGGGGGTCACCCGCGCGCCGTACGATCTCCGGAAGCTCCTGGTCGACCTCATGACCGCCGATCCCAGCACCCTCGCGACCAAGGAAGCGCTGTTCGACGACCTCGGCACCACCGCGAAGGTGGAGACGCGCGACGAGCGCATCGTCTTTTCGCTCCTGGACGCCATCGATTATTTGAACGGAAGGCTGGGCGGCGACCGCACCAAGTGGCGCTGGGGCGCGCTCCACACCGTGAGCTTCGACGCCCTGGTACCGTTGTGGGGGCGCCTCTCCATCCCGCCCTCCGGGGATCCGGTCTTTCCCAATGGCTTTCCGCGCCACGGCGATGGCTACAATGTCGACGTGGCCGCTTACCGGATCCAGGTCCAAGAATGGAAGGACGTCTCGTTCTCGTATTCGCACGGGCCCACCCAACGCTTCGTCATCGACATGGATCCCGCGGGGCCGAAGGCGCGCAACGCGCTGCCGGGTGGCGCCATCTGGGACAACCGCGACGACAACCCGCACTTCCGCGATGAGGCCGAGCTTTGGCGGCGCAACAAAAATGCCCCGGTGTCGTTTACGCACGACGATGTGAAGACAGAAGCGGAGTCGCGAACCTTGTACACGCAGCCCCAACGCGCGAAATAG
- the gspD gene encoding type II secretion system secretin GspD, translating to MVLASVLGMSGVAFGGDPPSKPDKPDKPDKPDKPNFEVKPKPPGEKITLQLEDAEITELVRVVSGITGKRFVIANAKIKSLRATVVSSQPITVAEAYQAFLSVLQSNGLTVLDRGTFYQIIESKDVERQTTQIVHTGAVTAEDRYVTQIHRLQNVRAEDIVENLLTKFQSRDGTIVPYVPGNLLIMTDTGANLRRLMQLLEEIDVPTTSQDKLYFEPIHYAAAADVEKRLTEIFDLKKKSAPSGELHVTKIVPIERPNALAIVATPESYKRLLAIVRLLDQPLTNDGQVNVIPLQHADAKKLVGPLNEALTGAAPAGGAASAPGASSGGGGGGGAPRAPLTVLESAVKISAEETSNSILVTSSPRDFAAIKAVLDRLDRPKRQVYIEAVVMEISATNDLNLGVSWHGGGTNGDSFLFGGFNAKGSALPPDPNTLQAFALGIRGPEIPLPFSIPTGTSSSISSIPSLGAFITASAVTKGADVLSTPSIVASDNTAAELKVQLNTPLNPNAPPSPIIAGGVQVGSQAPAANLQKIGPRIKITPHLNDSDEIRLDVDEQISDIDSRPDPSNPYGSVTFLERAATTTVTVKDEETVVIAGLVRNARTRTETKIPLLGDIPVLGALFRSTSEGTEKRNLVLVLTPHIMRDKADRVRIFEQKMEERQRMVDEAALFGREKWEPPKNYAHARGILHLIHNEYAKVEQQRALDRQRNARETLEHEPRAPVESPVPIQTWGAPDSSPSSRPSPSVK from the coding sequence ATGGTGCTCGCCTCCGTGCTCGGAATGAGCGGGGTGGCGTTCGGGGGCGATCCGCCGTCCAAGCCGGATAAACCAGACAAGCCGGATAAGCCCGATAAGCCGAATTTCGAGGTCAAACCAAAGCCCCCGGGCGAAAAGATCACGTTGCAGCTCGAAGATGCCGAGATCACGGAGCTCGTCCGGGTGGTCAGCGGGATTACGGGGAAGCGTTTCGTCATCGCCAACGCCAAGATCAAGTCGCTTCGGGCGACGGTGGTGTCGTCGCAGCCCATTACGGTGGCCGAGGCTTATCAGGCATTCTTGTCGGTGCTCCAGAGCAATGGGCTCACCGTCCTCGACCGGGGCACGTTTTATCAGATCATCGAGTCGAAGGACGTCGAGCGGCAGACGACCCAAATCGTGCACACCGGCGCGGTCACGGCCGAGGATCGATACGTGACGCAGATTCATCGGCTCCAGAACGTGCGCGCCGAGGACATCGTGGAGAACCTGCTGACGAAGTTTCAGTCGCGGGATGGCACCATCGTGCCCTATGTGCCAGGCAATCTGCTCATCATGACCGATACGGGCGCAAACTTGCGCCGGTTGATGCAGCTCCTGGAGGAGATCGACGTTCCGACCACCTCCCAGGATAAACTCTACTTCGAGCCCATTCATTATGCGGCCGCCGCCGACGTCGAAAAACGACTGACGGAGATCTTCGATCTCAAGAAGAAGAGCGCGCCCAGCGGCGAGCTGCACGTGACCAAGATCGTGCCCATCGAGCGGCCAAACGCGCTCGCCATCGTGGCCACCCCCGAGTCCTACAAGCGGCTCTTGGCCATCGTACGGCTCTTGGACCAGCCGCTGACCAACGATGGGCAGGTCAATGTCATCCCGCTCCAGCATGCCGACGCCAAGAAGCTGGTGGGGCCCTTGAACGAGGCGCTCACAGGGGCGGCGCCGGCAGGGGGTGCTGCGTCTGCGCCGGGCGCGTCGTCCGGCGGCGGTGGTGGTGGCGGTGCGCCGCGTGCGCCGCTGACGGTGCTCGAATCGGCGGTCAAAATCAGCGCCGAGGAGACGAGCAATTCCATCTTGGTGACGTCGTCGCCGCGCGATTTTGCGGCCATCAAGGCGGTGCTCGACCGGCTCGATCGGCCGAAGCGGCAGGTTTACATCGAGGCGGTGGTCATGGAAATTTCGGCGACCAACGATCTCAATCTCGGCGTCTCCTGGCATGGTGGCGGTACCAACGGCGACAGTTTTCTCTTTGGCGGCTTCAATGCGAAGGGGTCGGCGCTGCCCCCCGATCCGAATACGTTGCAGGCCTTTGCGCTCGGTATTCGCGGGCCCGAAATCCCATTGCCGTTCAGCATCCCCACGGGGACGAGCAGCAGCATTTCATCCATTCCCAGCCTGGGTGCCTTCATCACGGCCTCCGCGGTCACCAAAGGGGCGGACGTTCTGTCGACCCCGAGCATCGTGGCGAGCGACAACACGGCCGCAGAGCTCAAGGTCCAGCTCAATACGCCGCTGAACCCCAATGCACCCCCGTCGCCCATCATCGCGGGGGGTGTGCAGGTGGGATCGCAGGCGCCGGCCGCCAACCTTCAGAAGATCGGTCCGCGCATCAAAATCACGCCGCATCTCAACGACTCCGACGAAATTCGCCTGGACGTCGACGAGCAAATCAGCGACATCGACAGCCGGCCCGATCCGAGCAATCCCTATGGATCGGTGACATTCCTCGAGCGCGCGGCCACCACCACCGTCACCGTGAAGGACGAAGAGACGGTGGTCATCGCGGGCCTCGTGCGCAACGCGCGCACCCGCACGGAGACGAAGATCCCGCTCCTCGGCGACATTCCGGTGCTCGGTGCGCTCTTTCGAAGCACGTCGGAAGGGACGGAGAAGCGCAACTTGGTGCTGGTCCTCACGCCCCACATCATGCGCGACAAGGCCGATCGCGTGCGCATCTTCGAGCAAAAGATGGAAGAGCGCCAGCGCATGGTCGACGAAGCAGCCCTCTTCGGCCGCGAAAAATGGGAGCCGCCGAAGAACTACGCGCACGCGCGCGGCATCCTGCACCTGATCCACAACGAGTATGCGAAGGTCGAACAGCAGCGGGCGCTGGATCGGCAGCGCAACGCGCGCGAAACGTTGGAGCATGAGCCCCGGGCGCCCGTGGAATCTCCGGTGCCGATCCAGACCTGGGGTGCACCCGATTCGTCGCCGTCGTCGCGACCTTCGCCCTCGGTCAAATAG
- a CDS encoding methyltransferase domain-containing protein, with product MASVDFEAIRQKWDASAEGEERWSQSPSVNRELRWRLLEPHLQNVRTILDVGGATGAFSIPLARRGFDVTHVDLSPAMLALARRKAEGLANIRFVEGNAIDLGAFADRSFDVVLNMDGPISASGPHAEDVLRETCRVAKRTVMVSAAHRAWVDVSARRDGKKRDGLRAFTAAELRTRLEENGFFVHRAAGIGTLAHLCGDAYVDALFEAADPDAIAAFLNACEAFDRDLAPDGPGTNDDTGLVAVAARLAP from the coding sequence ATGGCATCCGTCGACTTCGAGGCCATCCGGCAGAAATGGGACGCAAGCGCCGAGGGTGAGGAAAGGTGGAGCCAATCCCCCTCGGTCAACCGCGAGCTACGCTGGAGGCTCCTCGAGCCGCACCTGCAGAACGTGCGCACCATCCTCGACGTCGGAGGCGCCACCGGCGCGTTCTCGATTCCCCTCGCCCGCCGAGGCTTCGACGTGACCCACGTCGATCTCTCCCCGGCCATGTTGGCCCTCGCGCGGCGCAAGGCGGAGGGCCTCGCGAACATTCGATTCGTCGAGGGCAACGCGATCGATCTGGGCGCCTTCGCCGATCGCTCGTTCGACGTGGTGCTGAACATGGACGGTCCGATCTCCGCGTCCGGCCCCCACGCCGAGGACGTGCTCCGCGAGACCTGCCGCGTCGCCAAACGCACCGTGATGGTCTCGGCCGCGCACCGCGCGTGGGTCGACGTCTCCGCGCGGCGCGACGGAAAAAAGCGCGACGGATTGCGCGCCTTTACGGCCGCGGAGCTGCGCACGAGGCTCGAAGAGAACGGATTTTTCGTGCACCGCGCGGCGGGCATCGGCACCCTCGCGCACCTTTGTGGCGACGCGTACGTGGACGCCCTCTTCGAGGCGGCCGATCCGGACGCCATCGCGGCATTCCTGAACGCGTGCGAAGCGTTCGACCGTGATCTGGCGCCCGATGGCCCGGGCACCAACGACGACACGGGGCTGGTCGCGGTGGCCGCGAGGCTCGCCCCTTGA
- a CDS encoding SRPBCC domain-containing protein, which translates to MKPADRARVTTFVAVSPGDAFEVFTQEIDLWWKRGRRFRFGGQGVLRFEGTLGGRLVESFGGEERGTFEVGRVLVWDPGARLVFEWRGITFAPGEITEVEVRFESMNDGTQVTLEHRGFSTLRPDHPVRHGLPGQAFTDSMGRWWGELAISFRNHVAHQSLSR; encoded by the coding sequence ATGAAGCCCGCCGATCGCGCGCGGGTCACCACCTTCGTGGCCGTCTCCCCCGGCGATGCCTTCGAGGTGTTCACCCAGGAGATCGACCTCTGGTGGAAGCGCGGCCGTCGCTTTCGATTCGGAGGACAAGGGGTGCTTCGCTTCGAGGGCACCCTCGGCGGCCGCCTGGTCGAGTCGTTCGGAGGCGAGGAGCGCGGCACGTTCGAGGTCGGCCGCGTGCTCGTCTGGGATCCCGGCGCGCGCCTGGTCTTCGAGTGGCGCGGCATCACCTTCGCGCCCGGCGAAATCACCGAGGTGGAGGTCCGCTTCGAGTCGATGAACGATGGCACCCAGGTGACTCTGGAGCACCGCGGCTTCAGCACTTTGCGGCCCGATCATCCCGTTCGCCATGGCCTTCCGGGGCAAGCGTTCACCGACAGCATGGGCCGCTGGTGGGGCGAGCTCGCCATCTCCTTTCGCAACCATGTTGCGCATCAGAGCTTGTCGCGCTGA